The genomic region gctgtgtgtgtgtgtgagtgtgtatgtgcgtaagACCCTCACAGCCCTGCTCTCCCAGGTCAGCATCCCACAGTACTATTATGAATGCTGGTCAGTGTCCTTCAGTACAGTGTCCTTCTGAATCAGGAGATGTGAATGATTGTGTTCTCTCTCGGCAGGGTTACCACGCCAACATCATCACAATAGACCACGTGACTCCTCTGCATGAAGCCTGTCTGTCGGACCGGGTGGCCTGCACTAGAGCGCTGCTACAGGCAGGAGCTAacgtaggacacacacatgtatacacacaaacgcacactcactttaacccatacaaacacaacaacccacacactaatatgtgtgtgtgtgtccaggtgaatGCCACTACCATAGATGGTGTGACCCCTCTGTTCAACGCCTGCTCGGCTGGCAGTGCCAGCTGTACCCAGGTGCTCCTGGAGCATGGAGCCCAGGCCCAGGCAtccccctgccagccctcccccaTCCACGAGGCTTCCAGCAGAGGTACTCACCCTGGGACCACTGGGACTAGTCTGGAGCACATAGCGTGGTGGAGTGTGACTAGCGTGTTGTTGGCGTGTTGCAGGGCGGAGTGCGTGTCTGGAGGCGTTGGTTCGTTGGGAGGCAGATGTGGATTACATAATCCCTCACCTGGGCACTGCGCTCTACCAGGCCAGCCTCTCTAAACACCTGGTCTGTATCAGGCTGCTGCTGGATGCAGGtacgctgtctgtctgactgtccatctgtctgcctgtccgtctgcctgtccgtccgtctgtctgtccgtccgtctgtctgtccgtctgccggtctgtctgcctcactgtccgtctgcctgtctgtctgtctgcctgtccgtctgcctgtccgtccgtctgtctgtccgtccgtctgtctgtccgtctgccggtctgtctgcctctctgtccgtctgtccgtctgcctgtctgtctgtccgtctgcccatctgtcggtctgtctgtctgtctgccttttgtGTGCCTCTATAGGCTTAATCTTCTAAAATCTGCTGTCACAAAATCTGCTGTCACTGTCAAAATATGCTTTGCACAAACTGTGCACAACTATTTGTTTCCGATAACTAATTAttgattgttgttgttgatgaatcTGTGGCGTTCTTCCCCCAAGGTGCAGACGTCCAGAAGGGTCGTTACGAGGACACGCCCCTCCATGTGGCGGCTCAGGGAGACAGCGAGGAGCTCGTTTCCTTGCTGCTGGAGTTTGGAGCCAACGCCAACGCCAGGAACACTGAGCAGAAACGACCGTTGGAGACAGCGCCCCCTAGTGGACTGGCAGAGGCAGCATTACTGCAGTTTGAAGGTAGTTAACTTAGCACAACACTACTGCAGTTTGAAGGTAGTATATTTAGCATGACGCTACTGCAGTTTaacgatagctagctagcttagcatTACGGAAATTTGAAGGTAGTTTGCTTAGAATCAAGGTACTGTAgtttaaagctagctagcttagcacAACTGTAACTGACGAGAACTCTCTTGCCTCCAGCGGCCCCCAGGTCCTTGCGCCAGCTGTGTCGCCTCAGCATCAGAGAACAACTAGGACGCCGCAAACTCAACCTCATCCCTCAGCTGCCCCTCCCCAGCCTGCTGCAGCTCTACCTACAGCACCgatagaccacacacacacacacacactagcacatagatttataaacacagacacacacacacaccccacaacaTCCCCCatcttcacaacacacacacacacacactagcatatACGACAGAGGGCTGAGACACATACAATGTCAGAGTCTGTGACCAGAAAGGTCAAGTGACCACGTTTGTGCGTTTCATTCACAACCGAATCAACACAAAAGTTGGAGGACGTTGCTCCGTTTCGCCCTCTCCTCCGGGAGCTGCTTCGCCGCGCCCGTTTAGCCTCGTAGGTCTGTACGTGGTGCCCaaagaacaagaagaagaaacacaTATCTAACACGTCTCCCGGAGACcagctctccctcgctctgcaTCACCGTTCGCTCTCTCCCTGTGAGCCCGGCCGGCTCAGCTTGTAAGCATGGCGTGGCGTTACCTGATGGCGCTACCTGATGGCGCTACCTGATGGCGTTACCTGATGGCGCTACCTGATGGCGCTACCTGATGGCGTTACCTGATGGCGCTACCTGATGGCGCTACCTGATGGCGTTACCTGATGGCGTTACCTGATGGCGCTACCTGATGGCGTTACCTGATGGCGTTACCTGATGGCGCTACCTGATGGCGTAACCTGATGGCGCTACCTGATGGCGCTACCTGATGGCGTTACCTGATGGCGTTACCTGATGGCGTTACCTGATGGCGCTACCTGATGGCGTTACCTGATGGCGTTACCTGATGGCGTTACCTGATGGCGCTACCTGATGGCGTTACCTGATGGCGTTACCTGATGGCGTTACCTGATGGTGCTACCTGATGGCGTTACCTGATGGCGTTACCTGATGGCGCTACCTGATGGCGCTACCTGATGGCGCTACCTGATGGCGTTACCTGATGGCGTTACCTGATGGCGTTACCTGATGGCGCTACCTGATGGCGTTACCTGATGGCGTTACCTGATGGAGTTACCTGATGGCGTTACCTGATGGGGAGCAGCCGTGCTGCCCATCCACGGGAGCGTGCCGCGGGAAATTGTCTAAGGACTCCAACCCACGATCTATCCGTGAGGCGGCTGGtgtcgctgtccatggtgcttgaAAGCTGTGCGGACGTtacgacacacatacatacatcaacacacaccttaacacaCTTCTCTCCATATTTGTTTGTTATTGTAACAAAATAAGTGCATTTACTACTCCGACTGATCCTCTTTCTTAAtcttatctctgtctgtctgtggcacacacacacacttgaacacacacagcagctctgtctcacaaacacattGTACAAGAGAGAATATCGTTCAAGTCTTATCGTCATATTCTATGAATGATGCTATGTTTAACTATTATTTATATAACTCATCATGCTGAACAGTGAAATGTGGATTGTTGACTcccaaatgtacagtatttttcTTTTGCCAAAAATTAAACTAAATTGAAACCGGTTTCTTTGTGAAGTAGTTTTTTCTCTCAGTGTTGGGTTAGGACTAGTAGTATTAATTCAGGAGGTCGGTCAGGGCAAGGATGGTGAGGTTGATGTTGGAATAATTAGATGACAGATCAGATAGACACAGATAAAATCAGATGTGGACAGCAACATTTTCTTCCTCTTTAATCAGTGTTTATAATCAGCCTCCTGTCTCAATAGTCTTTACGCTTACAGTTTGTGGTGAGCTTATGGTTGCTTTATGTGAACTGTACACGTCAATGtgtataataaataaaaataccttCCTAAATACACTGCCAAACTTATCACATTCGTCAATGAGAATGTTTACACTGATGTATGACTGGATTGATACATCTCTATATCAGCATGATGAAGTATAGTAAAGTCTCTACATGTCAACATGATGTAGTATAGCAGTCTCTATATTAACATGATGAAGCACATGAGAGTCTTTATATTAGAACAACATTATGTAATATAATAAGAGTATATCAACATTGTGCAGTACAGTTAAGTCCCTATATCAAcattatacagtacagtagattCTGTATATCAACATTATGAAGTACAGTAGTCTATCAACATTATGAAGTAGAGTCTCTATCAACTTTATGTAGAATGGTTAAAATGATTGTTGCATTGACAAGTATATGATTGATTGTTACTTTGTTAAGGCACAACACTTTTTAAACAGTAAATTATCTGTAAATAACTCACACTTAGCTGAATGCTGTCGTCTGAATATCCACTGGTCTTAATAGAAAAGCTTACATATTCTAGAACATAGATCTTTATGGAGTAGCCTACATATTCTAGAGCATTGTTTTTTTATGGATTAGCTTAAAGAAAATAGTTTATCAGAACGTAATGAATGTTCAGAAACAGTTGAATAGACTAAGTTGTAGACGTGGCTGTTGAAGAAACTAAGTTACTGTTAAAGAAATACATGTTCTTCTTGTACGTCACTAGTAGTGTACatttacctcctctcctctcccctctcttctcctctcctctcccctctcctctcccctctcttctcctctcctctcctcttccctctcctctcctctcccctctcctctcccctcttttctccactcctctcctctcccctctcttctcctctcccctctcctctcccctctcttctcctctcccctctcctctcccctctcttctcctctcctctcctcttcggtctcttctcctctcctcttccctcgcttctcctctcccctcctctctatccgttgtctgcctgtctgtctgtgctctaTAGAAACACCATCTAACCTTAAGCCTTACTGTAGCGTGCTACTCTTAAAGGGGATAAAATCTTGAAGAAGTAACATTCCAAAAGCTGTGTTCTAGAAGAGGCGCAGAGGAGGCTAGGAAGCTGATATGTTCTAGATTCTAGAATGTTACAGCTGGAACATTCTAGAAGATTTAACACTGGCGAGTGATTGGCCAGACGGCAGAACCGTCTGAGGAAAGCAATAAGACAACTGGGTTTGTTGATCACAATGATccctctctcattatctctcctccctctcttctctgtgatgctcatcccttcatcctcccagatagaggacaggagcaggTGCACTCCATGCTTGTCATGTGAACTTTGCCCACGGAGGATGACCAATCAGATGTGTCAGTAGAGGGTGGGCGGGGTCTAGAAGGGGTTGATGCGTACTCCTGTTCCGAGTGGAGAGAAGGGGTTCACCTTGGCCCACATCAGAGCATCGttcagagagatggatgactTCCCGTCCTCCAGGAAAAACACTGGaccctgagaacacacacacatacgtacccccccccccccccacacacacacacacacacacacatacacacaatcacagccAGTTTGAGCTTTGTGATTGGCTGTATGACTGACTGTATTCTGTTTCcgtttgattgacaggtttaCCTGTATCCTGTTGCCAGTGAAGCAGGAGACTTGGACGTCAGAGTGGCTGGGGAGGTTGGAGCCTGTCACGTAGTCCGGCCCCTCCAGCCACAGGAGCCCCGTTCCCTGGATACGGATCTGCAGCTGAGAGAACTCCACCCTCTGGGCCTCCGacgggggggtgctgggggcctCATCTGGAGGTCTggccacacacccagacacacaacacagatacacacattcacatacacataatttcacacaaacatgcacacacacaaacatataggtACCAACACGTATGcaaaaacacaacacatgttattgggggtcagatggctgagcggttagggaatcgggctattaatcagacggttgccagttcgattccggccgtgtcaaatgacgttgtgtccttgggaaaggcacttcacactacttgccacgggggaatgtccctgtacttactgtaagtcgctctggataagagcgtctgctaaatgactaaatgtaaatgtattggtgGCATGACACATAACTGAGGCtatgtatgtgatgtgtgtgtgtgtcactgacgtgttgagggtgtgtgtgcaggctctcCAGGCCTCCAGCTCGACTGACAGCTGCTTGAtctgcagaggaacacacacctccctcctcttcatcagctggctgtgggaggagagggggaggcaggagagggggaggaagagaggaaatagGGTGTCTAAGTCATGTTAAGGGATTGGTATGGCACAGTGGTAGAGTATtttactgcagatcaagaggcgaTATGTTCAAATTCcccctgtatgttgctttggatgaaagcatctgccaAATGAATACATTAGCAGTTTGACCAATATGCAGTTATGCGGTTACAGAAATAGAATGCCTATAGTTTTAATTGTGTATTCATACAGAgctgaggtcaggggtcagtaccTGGTATATTCATACAGAGCTGGTACGATGCTGCAGTACTGTCTCCTGATGGCCAGCAATGCCCCAACATAACCACACAGAATCAATAGCTCACTACGCTgtctgaaacacacatacacaaaggttACTTTAGAATTGTTGAAATTCTGGGTTTAAGttaagggtcagaggtcaggggtcaaacctACTCAGTACACTTAGCCAGAATGAGGCGGTCTGTCCTAATGTAGCTCAGCAGATCCAGGATGGGATGGACAGACTCTACCGTCCAATCAGAACCACTCAGCTGCTCTGTAGAGGCGGGACATGGGATTACAGCGATGAACTGCAGTtccaaggtaacacacacactaacttgtgaagcacacacacttgtatgtgaaacacacgcacacacacttcaatgtgaaaaacacacacacacctgcatgtgaagcccacacacacatgctcaggcCTACCCTTGACGTGTGCTATGCCTACGGACAGTGCATCCTCTGGCGCGGCACTGAGCAGGTGGAACCTGACAGCGTTGAAGACGTCTCCCTCAGAGAGAGCTGCTTCTGCCAGACTCTCACACTCCTCCACAGGGGGCAGGCCACACTGGAACAACACCAGGGtactagggttagggtgagggggtaGTTAGGGTGAGAGTGAAGGTATAGTTAGGGTAGGGGTGGTTAGGGTGATGGGGTAGTTAGGGTGAGGGGGTAGTTACTCTCTTGTGAAGCTGGTTGATGTCGGCTGTGCTGCCAGGGTAGAAGGCACACAGCTTGGCCAATAGGAGCTGGTTATCTGGGATCATGTGGAGCAGGTCAGCGGCCAGATCCCTGCAGAAAGACAACGCATCAATACTGATCTATCCAAATACTAACACAGATAGTGATAGATCCATTCGGATCAGTACTGAAAGATACCAGTTAATAGATATGATCAGTGTTGATACAGACTGATACAGATCAAGACAGTCATTAGTGACTTGTGGTCCAGCTTTGGAGTGTATGACATGAGTTTACCTGTTTCCTACTGAGGGGAAGCtacaagagacagagacaacggTGAAAGTActgatgaagatgaagatgatgaagcaAGACAGACCGAGTGTTCAGAGTCGAAGGTGGGTGTGGCCAATACTTACCATGTGGGCATGGTCATGTATTTTCTGGCCAATAGCTTGAGGACGTAGTGCGTGGCCTGATTGGCTGGTTCTCCGAGGaccgccccaacacacacagccagttcCAACTCATTCCCTCTGATCAGATTGGCCATAGCTagctgtggaacacacacacacatacgcatccaaatccacacacacatataccagtacacacacacacacacatttctttgaTCAGACTGGTCATGGCTAGCTGtagacacatacatgcacattcacacacacacattcacaagcaaacacacccgTGTGTGTCTCAGTCTTGTGATCACCTCAATGTTGTCCACAGCCAAGTGGCAGCAGGCTGCCAGAACTGCCCGGCCATCTTGAAAATACCACTCCGCCAGCTCCTTACACACCTTGTGTAGCAGCCTGGTACAGAGAGacaaatcaaacacaccctCTAACACAGATACAAATAAAACACTATCAGTCCCACACTATCCCAAACACCCTAACTCTGACAGAACTTATGTGAAACTGCTCCTCCAAAGCCAGCTGCCCAGGAGAGTGCAAAGAAACATACCCATGGTAggcttccaggtcatctgtCTCCGGGGTAACGGTGTGATTGATAGAGGAAGTGTGCGGCACGTGGATGTTGCCTTCACACGCTCCCTTATacatgtcaacaacaacaacaacaacatcaacagcaaCACCAACACAATACCATTACCACACGATAACGACATCATCAATGACAACATCCATCAATATCAACATTATGACGTAACAGTTACGTTATCAACGTCATTAACGACATGAACAGCGACAGCATGGGTGCGTTACCTGGGTGACCAGCAACGCCTCCTTCAGCTGACCTCTGGAGGTGAAGAAGGTCACTAGCTTCCTAACGTCACCCGTGGCGATGCAGTACGGAATGACATCATGGTTCTCCTCTTCCATCAACTGGTCAGCTCTCCTACAGCAGAGACAGGACTGGCTTAACCTTCTGAGCTGAAGGCTAGTCTACAGTGGGACTGGCTTTAACCTGCTGAGCTAAAGGTTAGTTTAAAAGGTCCTAGAACACAGGAGAATTATCGGTTCTAGATGGTTCTGAGAGGTTCTAGAAGGTACCTCTGCATGAGTTTCTTCCAGTATTTCATAGATACTCCTGGAGCCACAGATAAGGCCTTGTCccactggagagagaaaaagaggtggagagaagagggaggacagaTGTGAGAAAGtacggagggggagagagaggagagaggagagagacgggttACGACCATAGCCAGCTGTTTGTGTCAAAAGGCAATTACAGGCAGCTTTAACTAAatggttaaacacacacacacagactgctaaacacatacaaacacgctCACAGAtaattacagacacacacacacacagctacatacAGACgaggacaaaaacaaacacacagacacacaggcgtaGACACGTACAGCACGTACACAAACAGACCCACCTCTCCCAGCTCCACCATGAGCTCACAGTATCTCTGGGTCTGGCCCAGTCTCAGGTGGATCTCTGCTGCGCTCCTCAGACGCTCCTCCTTGCTGGGGGCGCCGATGCCTCCTCCAAACTTAGACATCTTCACTATGGTCAACTCCTGAGCCTCGGACTGgggaatacacaaacacacacacacaccgttcagTGATTGGTGGAGACCCAGCGTGAGAGTGTTGTTGATTGGTGGGGACTGTGCTGGAGTGCCATTGGTTGGTGGGGACTGTGCTAGAGTGTCATTGATTGGTGGAGACTGTGCTAGAGAATCAGTGATTGGTGGAGAGGACTCACAGTCTTGAAGCGGACCAGGTGTTTCATGTGCATGATGCTCTTGCCATAGCTCTGAGGCAGCAGGCTGTCGTCCTGCCCCATGATCACCGCCACCAGGTCCCACAGGTTGTGACTGCCCCCTGGAGGCTGgaggttaaacacacacagctgtgagaGGCCTACAGGCCATAACCCCAACTGTACCCCAACTTCATAACTCCAACCACAGATTCtaatgaataaaatgtgaaaTATATGTAAAAACTAAAACTTGTCGTCTCACTGAGAAGCACTCGGAGAAGCAGCGAAGCTTCCTGGACGCCACCTCGCTGGTCAGCTTGTCCAGGTCCTGCTTGATGTCTCTGCACACTTTCCCACACAGCAGGGGGGGCGCTCCTGGTACCATGGCTCTGTCTGGGAACACATACACTGGTTAGAGCAGCTATTCCCAAACTGTTCCACTTAGCGAAAATATTTTTGCAGCCCCCCAACAACACAACCGTTCACTTAATTCACGCTTATCATCACACATGTTTAACAACACCATGGAAGCCAAACCGTTTGCTTTCACAGCAAAATGTATTTCAAAGAAGACAAAAGAACTAATGTGTGCATAGTGAATTGAAGTGGGTGTATGCAAGCGGAAATGTCAGTTGGGCTACCGTCAACGATCCAAGCATAACTATTGGCGTTTCGGTCATGATGAATTAAAGACAAAATATAATTTTTTAATTAGTAAGAATTTTTATCATCCTTTACCAACAGTATACATACATATTTTGATATTTATTTTCCCTATTTtagttttcattggtttggcggcCAACCTGCATTACCGTAATGGACCACTATTGGGAATCGCTGGGTtagagacacacaggcacacaaacacaccttcacacacactggataggcacacacacactccgccagTGAGCCGACCCACCAGTGTTGCCGATAATGTCGTCCCAGGGGCGGTCAGTGAGGATGTTGACCAGCAGCGGGCCTATCAGAGGCGTCAGCGACCACAGCCGGACTGTGGAGTCTCTGGAGCAGGACGCCATGGTGAAGGGCCTGCTGGGATGGCATGTCAGGCCTGTACGGGTACAAGGTCAGGGGTTAAGGAGTCAGGGGTTAAGGGGTCAGGGGTTGAGGCTAGATAAGATTGTGCTTGTACACGATCAAAGGTCAGGTGATGAGCAGATGGCGGTAGAAAAagggtgaggggtcaggggtgaggggtaaggggtagaccAAACTGTAGTAGTACAGTGTTAGAGGTCAGAGGAGAAGACGGTGGTAGTATAtggtcaaaggtcagaggtcaggggtctggGTAGTTTCCGTACCGTAGACGTCTGCCCCGTGGTCGTAGACGGTGTCCAGGCAGTTCCCGTCCCGGGTGTCCCACACTCTGATGGTGTAGTCCCACGACCCTGAGGTCAGCAGGTACGGAACCTCCGTGTTCCACATCAGGCCGCGGACCGGCGCCGTGTGGCCGCTCAGCACGTTGATGCACGCGTCCTGCGTGTAGTCCCAGATACGTACCGTCCTGGGGACCAACGTCTTCATCTCAGTCATCGTTTCAATcgtcctcttcatcatcatcatcatcatcatcatcatcattacctcAATCATCTCAATCATATTCATCTTCTTTATCATCATGTCAATTGCCATCAACCTTACCACCATCCTCATCTTAtcaatcatcctcatcatcaccatcatcttcatcatagtAGTACTCCACCTCTACATGAGGCGCAAATCAAACGTACCCGTCGTCAGAGCCGGAGCACAGGATGCCCTCTCGAAGGGGAGACCAGCGGACGTGGAAGACCTTGGCCAGGTGGCCGGTAAAGACCTTGAGAGGCTGGTCAGAGCTGGTGGCCAGGTagtacacacgcacattctTATCCTCACAGCCTGTCGCTATCATgtccctggagagggagagagagatggagagatatacATGGGTAAGGGTCTGGACAgtctgagggttagggtttggttaACTGAAGATTGTAAAGGTCAGAGTTAGTTAGTTAGGTGGTCAAGGTTATAGTTAATCAGGATTAAGATCAgtttgggttaggattagttaagATTGATTAAGGCTAGGATTAAATAGGGTTAAGGTTCATTTGGGTGACGGTTAGTTATGGTTGGTAAATGTTAGGGTTAGTTTTGGCACTTTGAGGCCTTACTTGTTGTTCTGGCTCCAGTCACAGCCAAACACAGCAGAAGGGTGTTTGTACTTGTGAAGGATCTTTCCATCGATGGTCCGAATTATGCtaagaacaaacacagaaaTGGTTACCActctgggaaagagagagacaagggggagaagggcagagaaagagagagagggtgagagaggggagagagacggggagaaagagaggggagagaggggggggggagacagaggggagagagaggggaagagagaggggtagagagagggggagggatactGACCAAAATCCATCTCCACTGCATGTGGCAATCCTCTTTGAGTCCTTGTGACTCCATGCGATACAGAAGATTCCATTCTTCCCATGCTGTAAATTAGAGacaggggaaaggggggagggaggggtaagacagcagtgagggggggagggaggggtaagacagcagtgagggggggagggaggggtaagacagcagtgagggggggagggaggggtggaacaGCAGTGAGGGGGGGAAATGCGGGGAGATACagaggacagggtgggagggggacaggagcgGGAGAGGACAGAAGGGGGCAGAGACcgtaggaagagagggatgaaaagagaaagagagagagagaggaggaaagggccaACAGTTACCTTTGTCACAGTAACCCGTGTACCCATCCCATAGTAGCCAGTGTTAGCATCACCATGGAAACTGACCTCATTGAAGCGTGTGATCATCTTGCCTTTCTTCACGTCCCAGATGAACGCTCCGTTGCGAGACGTAGCTCCCGCTATACAGTTCAGGTCTCcttcagggaacacacacatacacacacacaccccacaaccacacagacgcacgcacacatacacacaccccacaaccacacacacacacacacatgcatgcacaaatGCAGACACGCAACAGAGAGAAAGGTATTGACAACTTTACAATAAGTGtaatgcgagtgtgtgtgttaatgtgtttgtgtcctaCCAGGGGCCCAGGACAGTGAATAGACCACGCCCTCGTTGCCAGGCGATGTGTAGACAGCAGTCAATGTGTTGATGTCCCAAACCTTGATGGTTCCGTCAAACGATGCTGTGGCCAGTAGGTTAGGGTCGTCCGGCTTGAACTTACAGTCGAATATGGTCTCAACATGACCCTGAAACAGCACAGAAATATGGTCTCAACATGACCCTGAAACAGCACAGAAATATGGTCTCAACATGACACTGAAATATAGTCTTCGCATTTAGAGTGATTTTAAGATACCCAACTGGATTCGAGATATATGGGAATACATGGTGTAAGGGTGTAGCTAGCAGGGCTAGATCATTTGACCGTCAATTAAGAGGTTGGAGAGGTTCAAACCCTccctgctttggatgaaagcatctgctaaataaatacatgcatacatactaCCATCATATGTAAGAAATATACCCTCTAGGGTTAGAGATATCTAACATGTGGCCCCCCAGTCCTACCAGGTCTCTGAGGAAATCCCACTTCTTGGCCCCCATGTTGTAGAGTCCCACCCCCCCGTCCATGAAGCAGCAGACTGCGTGTCCGGGCGGCAGGGAGAAGGCCTGGTTCTGGGACAGGGTCGGGGGCGGCACCGCCTCGCTGGT from Osmerus mordax isolate fOsmMor3 chromosome 14, fOsmMor3.pri, whole genome shotgun sequence harbors:
- the wdr17 gene encoding WD repeat-containing protein 17; this translates as MSQVKQVGLLAAGCQPWNKDVCAASGDRFAYCATLAIYIYQLDHRYNEFKLRSIMSEHKKTITAISWCPHNSEVFASASADNLLIVWNVAEQKAVARLDNTKGIPASVSWCWNAGEGVAFVSHRGPLYIWVTSGPDAGVTVHKEAHSFLSDICLFRWHPVKKGKVVFGHTDGSLSIFQPGTKNQKHVLRPESLEGTDEEDPVTALEWDPLSTDYLLVANLHNGIRLVDSELLTCITSFTFPSAAASVQCLAWVPSAPGMFITGDSQVGVLRIWNVSRSTSLDNFKLKKTGFHALHVLNSPPAKKSKNSLGSPTKSLHMSSTSEAVPPPTLSQNQAFSLPPGHAVCCFMDGGVGLYNMGAKKWDFLRDLGHVETIFDCKFKPDDPNLLATASFDGTIKVWDINTLTAVYTSPGNEGVVYSLSWAPGDLNCIAGATSRNGAFIWDVKKGKMITRFNEHGKNGIFCIAWSHKDSKRIATCSGDGFCIIRTIDGKILHKYKHPSAVFGCDWSQNNKDMIATGCEDKNVRVYYLATSSDQPLKVFTGHLAKVFHVRWSPLREGILCSGSDDGTVRIWDYTQDACINVLSGHTAPVRGLMWNTEVPYLLTSGSWDYTIRVWDTRDGNCLDTVYDHGADVYGLTCHPSRPFTMASCSRDSTVRLWSLTPLIGPLLVNILTDRPWDDIIGNTDRAMVPGAPPLLCGKVCRDIKQDLDKLTSEVASRKLRCFSECFSPPGGSHNLWDLVAVIMGQDDSLLPQSYGKSIMHMKHLVRFKTSEAQELTIVKMSKFGGGIGAPSKEERLRSAAEIHLRLGQTQRYCELMVELGEWDKALSVAPGVSMKYWKKLMQRRADQLMEEENHDVIPYCIATGDVRKLVTFFTSRGQLKEALLVTQGACEGNIHVPHTSSINHTVTPETDDLEAYHGLLHKVCKELAEWYFQDGRAVLAACCHLAVDNIELAMANLIRGNELELAVCVGAVLGEPANQATHYVLKLLARKYMTMPTWDLAADLLHMIPDNQLLLAKLCAFYPGSTADINQLHKRCGLPPVEECESLAEAALSEGDVFNAVRFHLLSAAPEDALSVGIAHVKEQLSGSDWTVESVHPILDLLSYIRTDRLILAKCTEQRSELLILCGYVGALLAIRRQYCSIVPALYEYTSQLMKRREVCVPLQIKQLSVELEAWRACTHTLNTPPDEAPSTPPSEAQRVEFSQLQIRIQGTGLLWLEGPDYVTGSNLPSHSDVQVSCFTGNRIQGPVFFLEDGKSSISLNDALMWAKVNPFSPLGTGVRINPF
- the asb5b gene encoding ankyrin repeat and SOCS box protein 5b — encoded protein: MPEVPATETEPSVKAPRKRPLQTTEDFTVKKKSRWGILTSQGSWADRSPLHEAACQGRLLALRTLLSQGYHANIITIDHVTPLHEACLSDRVACTRALLQAGANVNATTIDGVTPLFNACSAGSASCTQVLLEHGAQAQASPCQPSPIHEASSRGRSACLEALVRWEADVDYIIPHLGTALYQASLSKHLVCIRLLLDAGADVQKGRYEDTPLHVAAQGDSEELVSLLLEFGANANARNTEQKRPLETAPPSGLAEAALLQFEAAPRSLRQLCRLSIREQLGRRKLNLIPQLPLPSLLQLYLQHR